The segment CTGGGATTGGGGTGTATGGAACTTGAATTTGTTAAACAGGTTTACATCACCAAAGCCAATGCCGAAAAAGTCAGAGAAGTTGCCGCCGCAAACGGGGTAGCTCTGTCGGCGCACGCCCCCTACGCCCTTAATTTTAACGCCAGAGAAACGCAAAAAATCAGAATCAGCCAAAGCTACCTTTTCAGTGCGGCCGAAATCGCCTATTTATGCGGTGCCAAAAGCGTTATTTTCCACCCGGCTTATTATATGGGAGACCCACCCGAAAAGGCTTACCAAACAGTTAAAACAGCTCTTTCCGAGGTGCTGGAAAAAATGGACGAAAAGGGCGTTAAGATTGATTTAAGACCCGAGGTCAGCGGTAAAATCAGCCAATTCGGCACAATTACCGAAATTGCCAACCTTTGCTCCGAACTGCCTAACACCAAGCCTTGCATCGATTTCGCCCACTGGCACGCGCGCACCGGCGCCTACAATTCGTATGCGGAATTTGCATCCATCCTCGATGAATTGGTATCGACACTCGGAAAAGAGTCTTTAAACGATATGCATATCCACGTTTCGGGAATCGAATACACCGAAAAGGGCGAAAGAAAACATCTTCCTTTTGAAGAAGCGGATATGCAATACACGGAACTGCTCCAAGTTTTAAAAGATTACAATGTCAGCGGTCTGTTAATCTGTGAAAGCCCGATAATGGAAGAGGACACTCTTCTTTTGAAACAAACCTACGAATCCTTAAAATAAAATTATTTTAAGCGCTAACTTATCGGCCGCTATTCCGTTATAATTTATGTGTGACATCATTTCTGCTATAATGTAGGATACATGTAATATTTTTATTTCCTGAGCTCCCACTAAAATGACTAAAGCAGTCACCGATTTTTTATTATATTTTTCGAGGTAAATTATGAAGATAAATTGGAAGCGTACAATCATAGTCTATGCGGCTATAATTGTACTTGCCATTCTTTTCTCTACTTTTATATGGCCCGGTGAACCCAAACCGGAAAAAATCTCTTTGAGCGATGCCATATTAATGTCGCAAGAGGGGAAAATAGTCAGTATCGAAATAAGCGATAGCCAGCTTACAATTGTTGATACAAGCAACAAGAAATTTACAACATACAAAGAAGCCAACGTCAGTATTTACGAAATAGACGGTTTCATTTTACAAAACGTAGAAGTAGATATTAAAAGCAGCGGATTTAATTGGGGAAGTCTGTTAATCAGCTTTTTACCGCTTCTGATATTCGGGCTTTTAATCTTTTTCTTATTCAGTCAAGCCAGAGGCGCCAACAGCCAAGCAATGAATTTCGGGCGTTCCAAGGCCAGAATGTTAACCCCGAGCACTCCGACGATTACCTTTGATGACGTCGCCGGTGTGGATGAAGCCAAACAAGAACTTTTTGAAGTGGTTGATTTTCTGAGAACACGTGAAAAATACCAATCGTTAGGGGCACGCATTCCCAAGGGTATCCTTTTGGTTGGCCCCCCCGGTACCGGTAAAACACTAATGGCAAAGGCCATCGCCGGTGAAGCCGGTGTGCCTTTCTTCTCGATTAGCGGCAGTGAATTTGTTGAGATGTTTGTCGGTGTGGGTGCCTCGCGTGTCCGTGATTTATTTGATCAAGCCAAACGGAATGCCCCTTGTATTATTTTTATTGATGAAATTGATGCCGTCGGGCGTCAGCGCGGCGCCGGAATGGGCGGCGGCCATGATGAAAGAGAGCAAACCCTTAACCAAATTCTGGTTGAGATGGACGGGTTTGATACGAATACCAGCGTTATTGTAATTGCGGCAACCAACAGACCCGATATTTTAGACGAAGCCTTGCTAAGGCCCGGGCGCTTTGACCGCAGAATTACACTTGACCGCCCCGATATTGTCGGGCGGA is part of the Dehalococcoidales bacterium genome and harbors:
- a CDS encoding TIM barrel protein, which codes for MSKLLFGTAGIPLSTPKAPSGELQTVTGIERVAELGLGCMELEFVKQVYITKANAEKVREVAAANGVALSAHAPYALNFNARETQKIRISQSYLFSAAEIAYLCGAKSVIFHPAYYMGDPPEKAYQTVKTALSEVLEKMDEKGVKIDLRPEVSGKISQFGTITEIANLCSELPNTKPCIDFAHWHARTGAYNSYAEFASILDELVSTLGKESLNDMHIHVSGIEYTEKGERKHLPFEEADMQYTELLQVLKDYNVSGLLICESPIMEEDTLLLKQTYESLK
- the ftsH gene encoding ATP-dependent zinc metalloprotease FtsH; translation: MKINWKRTIIVYAAIIVLAILFSTFIWPGEPKPEKISLSDAILMSQEGKIVSIEISDSQLTIVDTSNKKFTTYKEANVSIYEIDGFILQNVEVDIKSSGFNWGSLLISFLPLLIFGLLIFFLFSQARGANSQAMNFGRSKARMLTPSTPTITFDDVAGVDEAKQELFEVVDFLRTREKYQSLGARIPKGILLVGPPGTGKTLMAKAIAGEAGVPFFSISGSEFVEMFVGVGASRVRDLFDQAKRNAPCIIFIDEIDAVGRQRGAGMGGGHDEREQTLNQILVEMDGFDTNTSVIVIAATNRPDILDEALLRPGRFDRRITLDRPDIVGRKAILKIHSKGKPLNKTADLESLAKQTVGFSGADLANLVNEAAILAARRSKKSIGMAELEESIDRVIAGPERRSRKISPKEKEITAYHEAGHALVARMSPNADPVHKISIVARGMSLGHTRQLPTEDRYLLTRSQFKDMLATLLGGRIAEEIIFDEISTGASDDIRRATALAHKMVTDYGMSDKLGTRTFGNKQEMIFLGREISEQRDYGDEIANIIDDEVNNIVQTAYDSAKEILLKNRDRLEHIAQYLMAKETIEADELEKLFTEPVETLEAELQEYISTESAKEVPAVEPVVDEGPKEKVADLIKQPKQAPGAA